One segment of Pan paniscus chromosome 20, NHGRI_mPanPan1-v2.0_pri, whole genome shotgun sequence DNA contains the following:
- the B3GNT3 gene encoding N-acetyllactosaminide beta-1,3-N-acetylglucosaminyltransferase 3 produces MRYLRHLRPNATLILAIGAFTLLLFSLLVSPPTCKVQEQPPAIPEALAWPTPPTRPAPAPCHANTSMVTHPDFATQPQHVQNFLLYRHCRHFPLLQDVPPSKCAQPVFLLLVIKSSPSNYVRRELLRRTWGRERKVRGLQLRLLFLVGTASNPHEARKVNRLLELEAQTHGDILQWDFHDSFFNLTLKQVLFLQWQETRCANASFVLNGDDDVFAHTDNMVFYLQDHDPGRHLFVGQLIQNVGPIRAFWSKYYVPEVVTQNERYPPYCGGGGFLLSRFTATALRRAAHVLDIFPIDDVFLGMCLELEGLKPASHSGIRTSGVRAPSQRLSSFDPCFYRDLLLVHRFLPYEMLLMWDALNQPNLTCGNQTQIY; encoded by the exons ATGAGGTATCTCCGGCACCTGCGGCCCAATGCCACCCTCATTCTGGCCATCGGCGCTTTCACCCTCCTCCTCTTCAGTCTGCTAGTGTCACCACCCACCTGCAAGGTCCAGGAGCAGCCACCGGCGATCCCCGAGGCCCTGGCCTGGCCCACTCCACCCACCCGCCCAGCCCCGGCCCCGTGCCATGCCAACACCTCTATGGTCACCCACCCGGACTTCGCCACGCAGCCGCAGCACGTTCAGAACTTCCTCCTGTACAGACACTGCCGCCACTTTCCCCTGCTGCAGGACGTGCCCCCCTCTAAGTGCGCGCAGCCGGTCTTCCTGCTGCTGGTGATCAAGTCCTCCCCTAGCAACTATGTGCGCCGCGAGCTGCTGCGGCGCACGTGGGGCCGCGAGCGCAAGGTGCGGGGTTTGCAGCTGCGCCTCCTCTTCCTGGTGGGCACAGCCTCCAATCCGCACGAGGCCCGCAAGGTCAACCGGCTGCTGGAGCTGGAGGCACAGACTCACGGAGACATCCTGCAGTGGGACTTCCACGACTCCTTCTTCAACCTCACGCTCAAGCAG GTCCTGTTCTTACAGTGGCAGGAGACAAGGTGCGCCAACGCCAGCTTCGTGCTCAACGGGGATGATGACGTCTTTGCACACACAGACAACATGGTCTTCTACCTGCAGGACCATGACCCTGGCCGCCACCTCTTCGTGGGGCAACTGATCCAAAACGTGGGCCCCATCCGGGCTTTTTGGAGCAAGTACTATGTGCCAGAGGTGGTGACTCAGAATGAGCGGTACCCACCCTATTGTGGGGGTGGTGGCTTCCTGCTGTCCCGCTTCACGGCCACTGCCCTGCGCCGTGCTGCCCATGTCTTGGACATCTTCCCCATTGATGATGTCTTCCTGGGTATGTGTCTGGAGCTTGAGGGACTGAAGCCTGCCTCCCACAGCGGCATCCGCACGTCTGGCGTGCGGGCTCCATCGCAACGCCTGTCCTCCTTTGACCCCTGCTTCTACCGGGACCTGCTTCTGGTGCACCGCTTCCTACCTTATGAGATGCTGCTCATGTGGGATGCACTGAACCAGCCCAACCTCACCTGTGGCAATCAGACACAGATCTACTGA